From Terriglobia bacterium, one genomic window encodes:
- a CDS encoding iron-sulfur cluster assembly scaffold protein translates to MPYSEKLLDYFQNPRCVGELHNADAVAEVSNPVCGDVMRLWVKLDETHSRVADAKFKAQGCSAAIATSSYATEMIIGLDLGAARAITKEQIADALGGLPGSKIHCSVLASDAIQKVLKGF, encoded by the coding sequence GTGCCCTATTCCGAGAAGCTGCTCGATTACTTCCAGAACCCGCGCTGTGTGGGCGAGCTCCACAACGCCGATGCCGTCGCCGAGGTGTCCAATCCTGTCTGCGGCGACGTCATGAGGCTATGGGTCAAGCTCGACGAGACTCATTCCCGCGTCGCCGACGCGAAATTCAAGGCACAGGGCTGCAGCGCCGCCATCGCGACCAGCTCGTATGCGACAGAAATGATCATCGGCCTGGATCTCGGCGCGGCCCGCGCCATCACCAAGGAGCAGATCGCGGACGCGCTCGGCGGCCTGCCCGGGTCCAAGATCCATTGCAGCGTGCTGGCCTCCGACGCGATCCAGAAAGTTTTGAAAGGATTCTAG
- a CDS encoding cysteine desulfurase family protein, with product MRRVYLDSNATTPMRPEVAAAMMPVFTESFGNASSIHWYGQIAKALMDDARKHVAKLIGAETSEIVFVSGGTEADNFAIRGIAGLKTGGHIITSKIEHHAVMHTCRDLEKQGFEVTWLGVSRDGVVDPDAVRKALRPDTVLITIMHANNEIGTVEPIAEIGKIAAEADVWFHSDGVQSTGKIPVDVKKLGVDLYSMSAHKIHGPKGVGALFVKKGTTLKPLLTGGGHERNRRSGTENVAGIVGFGEAAKLAAAGLASDAGRVRGMRDRLERELKARIELIHVNAEDVERIPNTSNIMVDFAEGEGLVISLDLKGVAVSTGSACSSGSLEPSHVLTAIGKTPDEAHGSLRLSLSGMTAEEDVDYVVEVLPGIVERLRELSPYYKKERA from the coding sequence ATGCGACGAGTCTATTTAGATAGTAACGCAACGACACCGATGCGGCCAGAGGTGGCGGCCGCGATGATGCCCGTGTTCACCGAGAGTTTCGGAAACGCGTCGTCGATCCACTGGTACGGCCAGATCGCGAAAGCGCTGATGGACGACGCGCGGAAACATGTTGCGAAGCTGATCGGGGCGGAGACCTCGGAGATCGTGTTCGTCAGCGGAGGGACCGAAGCGGACAACTTCGCGATCCGAGGGATTGCGGGTCTGAAGACGGGCGGGCACATCATCACGTCGAAAATCGAGCACCATGCCGTAATGCACACCTGCCGGGACTTGGAGAAGCAGGGCTTCGAGGTCACCTGGCTCGGGGTTTCACGCGACGGCGTCGTCGATCCGGACGCTGTGCGGAAGGCGCTGCGGCCGGATACGGTGCTGATCACGATCATGCACGCGAATAACGAGATTGGAACGGTGGAGCCGATCGCCGAGATCGGAAAGATCGCGGCGGAGGCGGATGTGTGGTTTCACTCGGACGGCGTGCAGTCGACGGGGAAGATTCCAGTGGATGTGAAGAAGCTGGGAGTGGACCTGTATTCGATGTCGGCCCACAAAATCCACGGACCGAAGGGCGTCGGCGCGTTGTTCGTGAAGAAAGGGACGACGCTGAAGCCGCTGCTGACGGGCGGCGGGCACGAGCGGAATCGGAGGTCGGGGACGGAGAATGTTGCCGGGATTGTCGGGTTTGGAGAGGCGGCGAAGTTGGCCGCTGCCGGCCTGGCGTCGGACGCCGGCCGGGTGCGAGGGATGCGAGACCGGCTGGAGCGCGAGCTCAAGGCGAGAATCGAGCTGATCCACGTGAATGCGGAGGACGTGGAGAGGATTCCGAATACCTCGAACATCATGGTGGACTTCGCGGAAGGCGAAGGGCTGGTGATCTCGCTGGATTTGAAAGGAGTCGCGGTGTCGACAGGCTCGGCGTGCTCGTCGGGAAGTCTCGAACCGTCGCATGTGCTGACCGCCATCGGGAAGACGCCGGATGAGGCGCACGGGAGTTTAAGGTTGAGCCTGAGCGGCATGACGGCGGAGGAGGATGTGGATTACGTGGTCGAAGTGCTGCCGGGGATTGTGGAGAGATTGAGGGAGCTGTCGCCGTATTACAAGAAGGAGCGCGCGTAG
- a CDS encoding SAM-dependent chlorinase/fluorinase produces MIITLTTDFGLSDPFVGIMKGVILSIAPEAQVVDICHEVRSYDIIEGAFLIDSTFKYFPEGTIHVVVVDPGVGSVRRPIAAQAHGHVFVAPDNGVLSAVYEPASQVHHITNRSLFLDSVSQTFHGRDIFSPVAAHMSKGIPIDSAGPRILDFLKKPLPKPRPKGDRLVGTVLRIDKFGNIITNLRLRDLAAEFTIHVAGLPITRLYSSFSDAEPGEFFAIEGSAGFIELALDQGSAADKLNVGRGTEIEVESGLLNH; encoded by the coding sequence ATGATTATAACGCTCACAACCGACTTCGGCCTGTCCGATCCCTTCGTGGGAATCATGAAAGGCGTGATCCTCAGCATCGCGCCCGAGGCCCAGGTCGTGGATATCTGCCACGAAGTTCGCTCGTACGACATCATTGAAGGCGCGTTCCTGATCGACAGCACCTTTAAATATTTTCCGGAAGGCACCATCCACGTGGTTGTGGTCGATCCGGGTGTCGGGTCGGTTCGCCGGCCGATCGCCGCTCAGGCGCACGGGCACGTTTTCGTGGCGCCGGACAACGGCGTGCTTTCGGCGGTTTACGAACCGGCGAGCCAGGTCCATCACATCACGAACCGGAGCCTCTTCCTCGACTCCGTCAGCCAGACGTTCCATGGCCGCGACATCTTCTCGCCCGTCGCGGCGCATATGTCGAAGGGCATTCCGATCGATTCGGCCGGGCCGCGTATCCTCGATTTCCTGAAGAAGCCGCTCCCGAAACCCCGGCCAAAAGGCGACCGGCTCGTAGGAACCGTCCTCCGCATCGACAAGTTCGGAAACATCATCACGAACCTGCGCCTTAGGGATCTTGCCGCCGAGTTCACCATTCATGTGGCCGGCTTGCCGATTACCCGTCTTTATTCGAGTTTTTCGGATGCTGAGCCCGGCGAATTTTTCGCGATCGAAGGCAGTGCCGGCTTCATCGAGCTCGCCCTCGATCAGGGATCGGCTGCCGACAAGCTGAATGTCGGACGCGGCACTGAAATCGAGGTAGAAAGTGGTTTGCTAAATCACTAG
- a CDS encoding citrate synthase produces the protein MKAGLEDIIAGESGICYIDGMKGILAYRGYNIHELATNSTFEETCHLLWFGRLPNAAELADTSKKMAANRAIPPQVIDAMKAMPKKALPMEVLRTATSTLSMYDPEAEDMSPEANLRKAIKLTAQTATIVTAFHRIRSGNDVVPPRSDLSHAGNFAYMLNGAPPNETITKALDIALILHADHEWNASTFAARVTAATLSDIYSAVTSGIGALKGPLHGGANEAVMRMLLDINDPARVDDYVRNLFAQKKKIMGFGHRVYHTEDPRATHLRRMSKEACERAGQAKWYQMSARIEELVKAEKKLNPNVDFYSASTYYVSGMPIDLFTPFFAVSRMSGWTAHVLEQYSNNRLIRPRAEYTGPAPDLKWAPLHTR, from the coding sequence ATGAAGGCTGGTCTAGAAGACATCATCGCAGGGGAATCCGGGATTTGCTACATCGATGGGATGAAGGGCATCCTCGCGTATCGCGGATATAACATTCACGAGCTTGCCACCAACTCGACATTCGAAGAGACCTGCCACCTGCTCTGGTTCGGCCGCCTTCCGAATGCCGCCGAGCTCGCCGACACAAGCAAAAAAATGGCCGCCAACCGCGCCATCCCGCCGCAGGTGATCGACGCGATGAAGGCCATGCCCAAAAAAGCGCTTCCGATGGAAGTGTTGCGCACGGCCACGTCGACGCTCTCGATGTACGACCCTGAAGCCGAAGACATGTCGCCCGAAGCCAATCTGCGCAAGGCCATCAAGCTTACGGCGCAGACCGCGACCATTGTCACCGCCTTCCACCGTATCCGCAGCGGTAACGACGTCGTGCCGCCCCGTTCCGACCTCAGCCACGCCGGCAACTTCGCCTACATGCTGAACGGCGCGCCGCCGAACGAAACGATCACGAAGGCCCTCGACATCGCGCTCATCCTTCACGCCGACCACGAATGGAACGCCTCGACCTTTGCCGCCCGCGTCACCGCCGCGACCCTGAGCGACATTTACTCGGCTGTCACGTCCGGTATCGGCGCGCTGAAAGGACCCCTCCACGGCGGTGCCAACGAAGCCGTTATGCGCATGCTGCTCGACATCAACGATCCGGCGCGCGTCGACGACTACGTTCGCAATCTCTTTGCGCAGAAGAAAAAGATCATGGGCTTCGGCCATCGCGTCTACCACACCGAAGATCCCCGCGCCACGCACCTCCGCCGCATGTCGAAGGAAGCCTGCGAGCGCGCCGGCCAGGCCAAGTGGTACCAGATGTCGGCGCGGATCGAAGAACTCGTGAAGGCGGAAAAGAAACTCAACCCGAACGTCGACTTCTATTCCGCCAGTACGTACTACGTCAGCGGAATGCCCATCGACCTGTTCACGCCGTTCTTTGCCGTGAGCCGCATGTCCGGCTGGACGGCCCATGTCCTCGAACAATATTCGAACAACCGGCTGATCCGGCCTCGAGCCGAGTACACGGGCCCGGCGCCGGATTTAAAATGGGCGCCACTCCACACCCGCTGA
- a CDS encoding tetratricopeptide repeat protein has product MGATPHPLIKDWEIQIDTWPRKIIAITLVLVACGTLIYRTWWLFLAAWITRNKPPDPGIYELATRYDPKNADYHFILAQLYNYSTQNLNIQRAGEEYEKAVELNPYRAEHWKELSKFYEQQGNPDKARNAMKMALERDPNYAQTHWAAANLYIRLNDLKSADYELRRTADLDVTYLTQVLDLVWRFYEDPDRIMSTDVPNSKDADLTALNYFIGQKSERGAAIAWTKLKTFETKPQERFSYIDYLVGLGKPHEAWDAFSYPGTPPSLLFNESFETDPLNGGFDWRFATNDHAEARRDTTTAKDGLASWLVTFDGTENVDYAGLAHWIPVSKGKEYRLSFWMKTEAISTNEGMFVEVDGQASEKQIGTTYWQQFTIPFTASSDLMTVRLRRVPSKKFDNMLKGKVWLDAFEVK; this is encoded by the coding sequence ATGGGCGCCACTCCACACCCGCTGATCAAAGACTGGGAAATCCAGATCGATACCTGGCCGCGCAAGATCATCGCGATCACGCTGGTCCTGGTCGCCTGCGGCACGCTCATCTACCGCACATGGTGGCTCTTCCTCGCTGCCTGGATCACCCGCAACAAGCCGCCCGATCCCGGCATCTACGAACTTGCCACCCGGTACGATCCGAAAAACGCCGATTACCACTTCATCCTCGCGCAGCTCTACAACTACTCGACCCAGAATCTGAATATCCAGCGCGCCGGAGAGGAGTACGAGAAAGCCGTCGAACTGAATCCGTATCGCGCCGAACACTGGAAGGAACTGTCCAAATTCTACGAGCAGCAGGGAAATCCGGACAAAGCCCGCAACGCAATGAAGATGGCCCTCGAGCGCGATCCGAATTACGCCCAGACGCACTGGGCCGCCGCCAACCTCTATATACGGTTGAATGACCTCAAGTCGGCGGATTACGAGCTGCGGAGGACCGCGGACCTGGATGTCACGTATCTCACGCAGGTCCTCGATCTGGTGTGGAGATTCTACGAGGACCCCGATCGCATTATGTCCACCGATGTCCCGAACTCCAAAGACGCGGACCTCACCGCCCTCAACTACTTCATCGGACAGAAAAGCGAACGCGGCGCGGCCATCGCCTGGACGAAGCTGAAGACGTTCGAGACGAAACCGCAGGAGAGGTTCAGCTACATCGATTATCTGGTCGGATTAGGAAAGCCGCATGAGGCTTGGGATGCGTTTTCCTATCCCGGGACGCCGCCGTCGTTGCTCTTTAATGAGTCGTTCGAGACCGATCCGCTCAACGGGGGATTCGATTGGAGATTCGCTACGAACGACCACGCCGAAGCGCGGAGGGATACGACCACCGCCAAAGACGGGCTGGCCTCGTGGCTCGTGACATTCGACGGAACGGAGAATGTCGATTACGCGGGGCTGGCACACTGGATTCCCGTGTCGAAGGGCAAGGAGTATCGCCTGTCGTTCTGGATGAAGACGGAAGCGATCTCCACCAATGAAGGGATGTTCGTCGAGGTCGACGGCCAGGCCTCGGAGAAACAGATCGGCACAACCTACTGGCAGCAGTTCACGATTCCATTTACGGCCAGCTCGGACCTGATGACCGTCAGGCTCAGACGGGTGCCCTCGAAGAAGTTCGATAACATGCTGAAGGGGAAGGTGTGGCTGGACGCGTTCGAGGTGAAGTAG